One Arachis hypogaea cultivar Tifrunner chromosome 2, arahy.Tifrunner.gnm2.J5K5, whole genome shotgun sequence genomic window, AGTTTATTCTAAAGTGACAACTCAATGCAACTgtttttacgtgaagttgatatatagttaataattattatattataatttagtcAAACATGTCAAAATATCTATCAATacttaattatcaatttcacTTGAATACAACTACATATGAGTTTTCGTCACTTTCTTCTAAACTAAATGCAGTGAGACGATAAAAATAcattttctgcattttttttatttctctaaacataattttgttcttaatttttttctcttgttGCAAAAGAGTAACCAAATGCCACCTAAATATGACTAATTATATACACAAATAACACTtgttttctttctaaaattttatcATCACTACAATAAGTTATCCACGAATTTCTAAAGATTTTGTGACAATTTCAAACTGCCACTAAACAATTTTGTGGTGCTTGGTGGAGCACCGTCCTAAATCTAAAAAATGGCAAAGTGTATATATGTGTGAGGGAAAAAAAAGATATTAGAGAGGGAaattaataatgataaaaaattcaCTTACAGTTGTCTTTGTACGAAGTTGATATTTGATaaccgttagataatttgacaataaatttgactaaattattatctaacagttttcaactatcaactttatatgaaAACGAATCTTTACATTTAATAATACGTACCTGAGTAATTTTTAGGCCAAGAAGTGTATTTAGCAATGAAGCAATAGGACCATTATTTAAACCAACTATGCCTGTTTTGGTTGCACGAATGGTTGAACGCATTGCATTGAGCAAGTGACCATATGTTAATCCATGTTCATTATTTTCCATTGCTTTGATCAAGCTATAAGTCAAGGCACCAGTTACTTCTCTTCCACTTAAGGCCTATCCAAATTCAAACATAAATCCATCAACCTCTATCTCCAAACTACGGTAAATTGCACAATATTGTATATTTATAAACAGAACAAATAtatagaattaatttttaattagttaaaattattttttttaactatcaTTTTTTTATAGAGTTTAAGTTTAAGATGTAGTGtttaaaatttatgaaaaaaaaattaattaactaatattgaCAAAaacaaattgattttaaaattgaattctTATACATATTACTTTACATATTTTTCCAACAGAATAATCAAACTGTTTTATAATAACATAATCAAACTTTAACAAGAATATATACCAAATATGTATATCATATATTATGGCCGATTAGTTCAAACTTTTAGTATTCACAAGGCCATGTAAATTGGTCGATCAAAATTATATTTATGAAACcatattttacaaaatataaaatgtGTGTAGGTGTTGTATAACCCAAATCTCATAAAAATGGAGTGTATAAGATAATATCTTCAAATTGTAATTTCAGTGTTAATATTAACACATGATTATTATAGAGATTAGAGAGGGAAGAAAACATTACTAACAGAGGTATCTACTGAGACTTGACCATCATCACAAGCTGAAATACAAATTGCAAGCCCTCCATTTGTCCCTTTAAAAATTCTTGGACGCCTGTGATCCTCCCATATATAAAACCCTTCCCTATTAaaccaaacaaataaataaataaataaataaaataaatagttctGACATAAATAATCGACTATGCTACATACATACCAAAATCAGTCACCAAAGTCGGCCACCAGTATttttacatgtatttatatacaaatatgttggtagctgattttaggtaaaaactcaggtttagtcgactttacgtgaagttgataattaagagtcgttagataatttgactgatttgactaaattttcatctaacagctctcaactatcaactttacgtgaagtcgactcCACCTGAGTTTCATGCTAATTTTAGTgggcaaatagtatttttgttaattaattcatTAATTGACCTGTTTATCTTGCAAAAAAATGGCAAATCAAGAAGGGTGCCACTATGGCATGCATCAAAAATTGCATGGAGTTTAGCACCATGAGGTAGTGGCCTAACAATTGTGGCATTGATCTCATCATCAAGAATCTTGCCTTGGTACTCAAAATCAAGAGGGCAAATTGCTTCATCATAGCCATCAATCTCATCCATGTTAAGGTCCAATTCTTGTGTTCCATGTCCTGAGAAGAAGAACACTAATGAGTCCCCTGACTTGCTACCCTCAATCAACCACCTTAATGCCATTTCAATGTTGCATCTTGTTGGAATTCTTAGTGGATTTCTTTCCTCCTTATCATCTGCTACCAAGTATATATGTTCAATGTTAGagtgttgatgatgatgagagtGTGAGAAAGATATTAATACacggtgaaaattcaggtgtagtcaacttcacatgaagttgatagcTAAGAGTCGTtaaatgaattaattaaattttcatctaacgactctaaattatcaacttcacgtgaagttgattgcACCTGAGTTTCTACCTTAATACATACCTGTGAGCATGAGAATAGAGTCACTTGGAAAACCAAACTTGTTCATAAGAAAATATCTCATACACTTTACATCAGTCACAGATCCCCTAAGCCTATAACTCCTTCCATGGTAGCAAATTCCACATAACACTGCTCTCTTTGGACCATATGAATTTGGAGTCATCATCATAGAAGGGTATGAAGAACATGGCCTTAATGATTGATGATGGTAAGGATTTGgaggataataataattgttataACCAAATCTCGGATTGTTGTTGTTAGTTATAGTGTTTATGAAGCCTCTAAACCTATCTGCAACATGAGAAACAGAATTGTATGCATGGCTCAATGGACCCATTATTGAGGGTGGTCTAGAATGTGTGATTCCATGGCATAGTGCACATTTGAAGACATGAACCTCTGATGGAACCACTAATGTTGTTCCACAATGGCTACACCTTTCATTTCTACTTGCCATTGCTCTTTTTAATTGCCTTTCAATTTGTGtttggatgaagctatgaagatTTGTAGATAGGTGACTTGTTATTAGTAGTTTCTTTGAAATTCTGATTAATCATCTAATCTAGCTAATTGGGGAATGGGAATAGTTCAAAGAATAGGATTCCAAATTTGCAATCACTTAGTGGAAAGAGAATATgttgacttgattgttttgttttgtttatctTTGGATGGACACTAGTTTCAAAGAATCAAGAATAAGGaattcatgaattttttattcatagctttCTGATCTTGTAATGTGCTTTTATATACAGGTGTTAGGTGTTGTTGTTATTAATTgttatatctttaatattttttttaagtaaaagttTCTTTTCGATTTATTTGATTCGTGCATAGCATTCTTTTTTCATTTATTTgtcttatactattttttatttttagaagttaTTAAGGGTTGAATTCTAAATATTTTGAATATAGAGTTCTGATATTATATCATAAAACCACTTATcctaaaaatttaagttgataaaAGAATATaacattaatggttatatctctaatagttGTCTATATTGTTGTAGATTAATTGCATTGACaacatttttcaaaatcatatatcaatATTGAATTCATTAATTTCGTCATGATTTTAAGAAGCATAGGAGAAttgaccatatatatatatatatatatatatatatatatatatgattgtaGCTGAATTGAGGCCTAAACTATTGTTCACAAATATTTGATATTCAATTTTGACATTATAACGAAAAAATCATTAAGataattaattcaaattcaatctaTGTAAATACATAAACAAGGGGAAAAAGTCTTAAACTTTATGCAGCACTTTCAGAATTCAGATCAGAAAGAAAAGGGGGCTTTTCATTATAagggaaaaaaatttaaaaagcaaGCTGATAAAAAGGCTAAAAAACTGACCAAACAAATGCAGCTGAAGTGATTATTATTCTTAAACTATCATTAACACTCAAACTCTCTTAGGGTACTTTTAGAAGCCGTTGCAaaatagaaataccaaaatattagGTAATACAAATCTATTTAGAGAACGAGACAATTCTATCCTCTAAAACAATTACTAAACGAGCCTTAGTATTTGTAGTCCTTGACATGGAGGGATTCGGAGGCGCCGTCGATGTTAGCATCACCCTTGTAAGTTCCCATGGTTGCTTGTGAGTTAGCCTTGCACCTAGTGAGCAATGCAGCTTGTGCCTTAGGAATGTTCTCTGCTTTGCCAGCCCAAGCCTTAAGAGTACTTTGCTGAAGTGCTCTTCCATAAGAGAATGTTAGTGACCATGGCTTCTTCCCTTTATTGCACAAATAAGAATGCTATTGTAAGTACATACTAGTATTGAATACAATATGGTTCAATGGGTAAAGAGTGATAATAGAATGGTGAAAAAGTCGACTTCATGCGAAGTTCAtaactgagagtcgttagatgaaaatttagtcaaatcagtcaaattatctaacgactctcagtaATTAACTTTACATGAAGTCGACTGTACTTAAATTTACTCATAATAGAATAACATGGCATCTTACCCTTGAGCATGTTCATGGCATTGAGGTTAACAGTTGCTTCCTCCTCACTCTGTCCTCCAGACAAGAACACGATGGCGGGAACGGCGGCCGGCACAGTCCTCAACAACGCCCTAACAGTATGCTCTGCGATAACCTCCGGCTTCACCCTCGCCGAATCGGCACCGGGAGTCACCATGTTAGGCTTCAAGAGAGTACCTTCTAGAAGCACATGATGGTCGCTCAAGGCCTTGTAACACGCCGCCAGAACTCTCTCCGTGACGTCAGCACACTTGTTAATGTCATGCGAGCCATCGGAGAGGATCTCCGGCTCCACGATGGGAACCAGTCCGTTCTCTTGGCATATGGCGGCGTAACGAGCCAAGCCGTAGGCGTTCTCGTGGATGGCGTGAGGTGTCGGCTCGTTGGCGCCGATCTTGAGAACGGCGCGCCATTTTGCAAACCTTGCGCCGGCTTCGTAGTACTTCTTGCAGCGTTGACCAAGGTCGTCTAAGCCTTGTGTTGTGGTTTCACCGTTTGTTCCTGGAAGTTCAATTGTTCCTTTGTCTACTTTGATCCCAGTCAGTACCTTGTTTTCCTTCAATACTTCCACAAACAGTTTTCCTACACACAAGAGTTGTTGAATTATAGTGAAAATTCACGTAAAATTAAAAGCAGTTACACATTAATTTAATTAAGGTGAAAACTCGAGTAcagtcaacttcacgtaaaatggataattgaaaattgttagatgaaaatttagtcaaatcagtcaaattatttaacgattttcaaTTATCAACCTCACTTAAAGTCGACTACACTTGAGTTTCCAtctttaatcaaatatattaaattatttaataattttcaattatcaatttaatataaaaataactgcACAGAAATCTCAACTTTGTTCATTAGGACAGAATTGTCCAACCATgataagaacatatcaaaatttaataaaagaaaaaaaaataacagtGCGCTTTTTAAATGTgaatgattttaaaaaatatctttctataaatataataattaaaaaatattagataatttcatatattttttttaaattacctgCAGCAGTTTTTTGATAGAGAGTTTCCTCAAACATGATGACACCACTGAGGCACTGAACGCAGCCGGGAGCCGTGAAGAGGAGCTCGCGGAGGGCGCGGCGGTTGGCCTCGTTGTTCTCAACATTGATGCTGGATAGACGCTTTCCGATGGTGCCGGTTGATTCATCCGCCGCGAGGATACCCTTCCCCGGCGTCCCAATATATGTGGCATTTGCAATCAACTCATCTACAATTATTATTCATCACaacaattcaaaattttttttgtcacatCATTGGATCACAATATATCATAGATTGTTATAAATTCAATCTTATCATGTACATGTCACGGATAATTATACTTGTTAAACTATAAGATCCGGATCTTATCTCCAATTTTCATCAATTTATTTGGGATCAGAAAAGTATGTAACATATAACAAAAACAACCATCCATGAaatggaaataataataataataattgatccatcaccacaatgcatgtgtaaagattaaaaaaaaaagggtgagTTGATGATGAACAATGTTGCACCTTGGTACTTGCTCTTGAAGGCAGACATGATTGAAGGCTTATATTATTATTGCACTATTAATTTCTGTGTGTGTTTGTGTTTCAAAATCAGATAAAATGAAGTAGTGAAGAGGtaatgtgtttgtgtgtgtgtatatatatattggtgttagtatataaataaattaataaatgaaAAAGTAAAGAACAATGGGCCAAGTCAAAGAAAGATGCATGATAGatgtaaaagaaattagaaagcacaaaattcaaaaaataagtaaaaattaaaaataaatatatacaagGGGGAAAAAACATAGCCACTAGAAATGAGAAGATGTTGTTTAGGGAGATCTTGTGGTTTTTTTGAGGTTTTAAGTGCGAAAAATAAGTTGGACCTTTCCATTTTGTTTGCAATTAATTTTGCCCTTTCTATTttgaactaaataaataaataaataaatggaacATATATAGTTTCTATTCACCTTGTTATTTTAAATATACTACATTCattaagaataaaaggaaaaaaaaagaagttatcAAAGTTGACTGGTCTTATTTTAACTTCAACATCATGAAGGCtaataatttagttaatatataaaaacaataataatttatgtaagcacactcttctttatCTAATATTAAAGTTGAAAGTGAAAAAATAAATGAGATCTGTATTTACTTCTTTTTCCACTTTGCACCTATTCATGatttcagaattttttttttaatttactttttgttCATTCTAGTTAGCAGTCTTAGAAGTTAGAACTTTATATTTGGATTCTTACATTATATAACAAAAAAgcactaataataaatttatatatatataactggtATTTCTACTCTTTAAATCTATCATTCAACGTTGCAATATAGAATATAAATcatgaccaaagaaaaaaaaataatgtatatgGACGGATGGCCTCAAATACACTTGAATTGAACTTCCAGATTAGTCACATTTATCAAGCTATTAAATTTCATGTGAGAAAAAAGGCATGTACATATGTTTAATTAATAATTCAAGTTTATATGATAGAGATTTATGAATTTATGGTCAAACGAGGGTCGGTGAAATTAAAATTGATGGAATGAGATGGGCTTGAATAAGTTGGATCCTAGTGGTAATTTAGGCCCAATAATAACATTATTTGGTATTGAGCACTAAAAATGTTAATAATTAGCAGACCAAAAGTAAACATAAATCGATAAAGTAATAAACTCACTCACCCATTTAAATAAGTGTCGAGAATtcgaattttattttgtgtatataGTAATCAATTAGCTGGTAATATGATAGATTTTTAAATAGAACTCAAATCTAcgacaaattaattattaatctgtCGGATTGAGAGAtagtgtaaaaaaaaaagaatactagacaaaaaaataataataatttccatcaaaatataatttatcataAATAATCCTTTTCCCAATACACAGAAAAAAAAACTCGTTCTCTTCCCTAGGTAATTAAGCTGAAAtcctacatacatatatataaactcacaaatttaataattttttataaacaaagtaCTAAAGCTAATAATGTTATGTGAAAAATACATTGCATGGTTTCACGAGTTTTTCAAATTTAAACATAACAGATAGAGGACTAAAGTAAAGTCATACATGTATCAAAAAAAGTAAACACTTCTTGCATATATATGAGGCTGTGGGGGGATAAGGATAttatatataaagaatttttttttctctaattcgATAGGTTAAGGATTAATTTGCTATGGATCTGAGTTCTATTTAAGAGTCTGTCACCGGCCAATAGATTACTGCATGCACAAGGTAAAATTCGAACCCCCAACACTTACTTAAGAAGCCGATTAaattgaccactcgaccaacttaAATTGGTTATATATAAAGAACTTTATTAAAGAGAATATATCCCTAATTGAACATTTAATAATCAGCTGTCCCACTTCTTATTAATGCTTTCAGTTTGGATCACAACTCAAAACTCAAAAGACATAACCTcacataaatatctaattatttGGATATAGTTGCTGTCTTAATGTTCATCATACTTATTTCGCACATAATAAATCAAaatcttagcatcaaggtttcTAGCTTTGCGAattaatattgattttttttttctttcctcttgtTTTCTTTAGCATATTTTCATTCATATATAGATaacattattttaattaaaaagtactatttataatgaaattattttttaggatttaataaaattcaaaatcgtCTACTTCTAAAATCTAACTTGattattatcaataattttttttatcttaatgtTAAActtaaaatgataataataacatCATCAAAAAGATATTTTCTTGTCGACGGTAGATATATATTTCATTTATGAATAAAAAAGATGATAAGATTTACTGATCATTATTGTTAATTAACTCGTTCAaagattataatatttatttttaatataattttctaaAAC contains:
- the LOC112758857 gene encoding metacaspase-1-like — encoded protein: MASRNERCSHCGTTLVVPSEVHVFKCALCHGITHSRPPSIMGPLSHAYNSVSHVADRFRGFINTITNNNNPRFGYNNYYYPPNPYHHQSLRPCSSYPSMMMTPNSYGPKRAVLCGICYHGRSYRLRGSVTDVKCMRYFLMNKFGFPSDSILMLTDDKEERNPLRIPTRCNIEMALRWLIEGSKSGDSLVFFFSGHGTQELDLNMDEIDGYDEAICPLDFEYQGKILDDEINATIVRPLPHGAKLHAIFDACHSGTLLDLPFFCKINREGFYIWEDHRRPRIFKGTNGGLAICISACDDGQVSVDTSALSGREVTGALTYSLIKAMENNEHGLTYGHLLNAMRSTIRATKTGIVGLNNGPIASLLNTLLGLKITQVPQLSSSEMFDIYAKQFVI
- the LOC112758867 gene encoding fructose-bisphosphate aldolase 8, cytosolic-like; translated protein: MSAFKSKYQDELIANATYIGTPGKGILAADESTGTIGKRLSSINVENNEANRRALRELLFTAPGCVQCLSGVIMFEETLYQKTAAGKLFVEVLKENKVLTGIKVDKGTIELPGTNGETTTQGLDDLGQRCKKYYEAGARFAKWRAVLKIGANEPTPHAIHENAYGLARYAAICQENGLVPIVEPEILSDGSHDINKCADVTERVLAACYKALSDHHVLLEGTLLKPNMVTPGADSARVKPEVIAEHTVRALLRTVPAAVPAIVFLSGGQSEEEATVNLNAMNMLKGKKPWSLTFSYGRALQQSTLKAWAGKAENIPKAQAALLTRCKANSQATMGTYKGDANIDGASESLHVKDYKY